The Mesorhizobium sp. B1-1-8 genome contains a region encoding:
- the dhaK gene encoding dihydroxyacetone kinase subunit DhaK: MKKFMNSVDTVLTESLDGFVAAHGDILVLGDEHKFVRRKALKPGKVALISGGGSGHEPLHGGFVGHGMLDAACPGQVFTSPTPDQMLAAAQAVDTGAGCLFIVKNYEGDVMNFDMAAEMSEGVMKVVTNDDVAVENSSYTTGRRGVAGTLVVEKIVGAAAELGMALPDLKALGDRVNAATRSMGVALTSCTVPAAGRPTFEIGDNEMEFGVGIHGEPGRRRDTLKSADAITEEVCTAIADDLGGRAKGPALLFVNGFGGTPLMELYLMYNSARRMFEETGVTVTRSLVGSYVTSLDMAGCSITLSLLDDEMTMLWDAPVHTAALRWRM; encoded by the coding sequence ATGAAGAAATTTATGAATTCGGTGGACACGGTCCTGACGGAGAGCCTTGACGGCTTCGTCGCCGCGCACGGCGACATTCTTGTGCTTGGTGACGAGCACAAATTCGTCCGCCGCAAAGCACTGAAGCCGGGCAAGGTGGCGCTGATCTCGGGCGGGGGCTCCGGCCACGAGCCGCTGCATGGCGGGTTCGTCGGCCACGGCATGCTGGATGCCGCCTGCCCCGGCCAGGTGTTCACTTCGCCGACGCCGGACCAGATGCTGGCAGCCGCGCAGGCCGTCGACACCGGAGCCGGCTGTCTGTTCATCGTCAAGAACTACGAAGGCGACGTGATGAACTTCGACATGGCGGCCGAAATGTCGGAAGGCGTCATGAAAGTGGTGACCAATGACGATGTCGCGGTCGAGAACTCGTCCTACACGACGGGGCGGCGCGGCGTTGCCGGCACGCTGGTGGTGGAGAAGATCGTCGGTGCCGCCGCCGAGCTGGGCATGGCGCTGCCGGATCTCAAGGCGCTTGGCGATCGCGTCAATGCCGCGACGCGCTCGATGGGCGTGGCGCTGACCAGTTGCACCGTGCCAGCCGCAGGCAGGCCGACCTTCGAGATCGGCGACAACGAGATGGAATTCGGCGTCGGCATCCATGGCGAGCCCGGCCGGCGGCGCGATACGCTGAAGAGCGCCGACGCGATCACCGAGGAGGTCTGCACGGCGATTGCCGATGACCTCGGCGGGCGGGCGAAGGGACCGGCGCTGCTGTTCGTCAACGGCTTCGGCGGCACGCCGCTGATGGAACTCTATCTGATGTACAACAGCGCCCGCAGGATGTTCGAGGAAACGGGCGTGACGGTGACCCGCTCGCTGGTCGGCTCCTATGTGACCTCGCTCGACATGGCCGGCTGCTCGATCACGCTGAGCCTGCTCGACGACGAGATGACGATGCTATGGGACGCACCGGTGCATACGGCGGCGCTGCGCTGGCGGATGTAA
- a CDS encoding nucleotidyltransferase family protein, which yields MLPPLTPADEKLLLNFADPEAPAAWGQDRSANTLMALLANAEFHGVLPIMLRKLREVGDARLPGDAALRQKLSELRDQATLATGQSMLLQYHGDRIMKALAAKGVPARIVKGPVFARKLYRNSADRPFTDIDILVDPASIGDANQVIAGCGFELASDEAESHELQEFKWLEKENSSLMIELHGNLVHDTGMRRRLSLGFRELRAIDGGETDTPAALLTIAIVHAAGGHKFHRLQLCVDVLQGVRALQAPGAEARLLEAARMTGIELELATVLNVTGRLFGAPRAIELADRIKPDLSIRLARWLITGNTLLRVNSRDKIRSRLRRDAFRWVQRLAKAKPHPA from the coding sequence ATGCTGCCACCCCTCACGCCTGCCGACGAAAAACTGCTGCTCAACTTTGCCGATCCCGAGGCTCCGGCTGCCTGGGGGCAGGATCGCTCGGCCAATACCTTGATGGCGCTGCTGGCCAATGCCGAATTCCATGGCGTCTTGCCGATCATGCTGCGCAAATTGAGAGAAGTTGGCGACGCTCGTTTGCCGGGGGATGCGGCCTTGCGGCAGAAACTGTCGGAGCTGCGCGACCAGGCGACGCTGGCGACCGGACAGTCGATGCTGCTGCAATATCACGGCGACCGCATCATGAAGGCTCTTGCCGCGAAGGGCGTTCCGGCCCGCATCGTCAAGGGTCCGGTCTTTGCGCGAAAGCTGTACCGAAACTCTGCCGACCGACCATTCACCGACATCGACATTCTGGTCGATCCGGCCAGCATCGGCGACGCCAACCAGGTGATCGCCGGCTGCGGCTTCGAGCTCGCCAGCGACGAAGCGGAATCGCACGAGCTGCAGGAGTTCAAATGGCTGGAGAAGGAGAACTCCAGTCTGATGATCGAGCTGCATGGCAATCTGGTGCACGACACAGGCATGCGGCGGCGCCTGTCGCTCGGCTTTCGCGAATTGCGGGCGATCGACGGCGGCGAGACCGACACGCCGGCGGCGCTGCTGACTATCGCCATCGTCCATGCCGCCGGCGGCCACAAGTTCCACCGGCTGCAGCTTTGCGTAGACGTGTTGCAAGGCGTGCGAGCGCTGCAAGCGCCGGGAGCCGAAGCGCGCCTGCTCGAGGCCGCGCGCATGACCGGCATCGAGCTCGAACTGGCGACGGTTCTCAACGTGACCGGCCGGCTGTTCGGCGCGCCGCGCGCAATCGAGCTTGCCGACCGCATCAAGCCCGATCTGTCGATACGGCTGGCTAGGTGGCTGATCACCGGCAATACGCTGCTCCGCGTCAATTCCAGGGACAAGATCCGCTCGCGCCTGCGCCGCGATGCTTTTCGCTGGGTCCAGAGGCTTGCCAAGGCAAAGCCACATCCAGCCTAA
- a CDS encoding serine kinase has translation MTGIVATFRYDLQGQVVAISAARAELWPNFDLMLGTLRVTEPVEPGFRVNIVETPALPEDPQGKLAFDGEVPEDGHCRMIDGGDIVHLIFPGLQTASIHAREGWAEIRLHPDSKVKWTLLMLVLDAALDAGGQHMLHTAGLTLPGRDALVLIHAPSGTGKSTTSLALASQGFGLCSDDAMILKVMPDGGTTAWGLPRKVKIHRNTAAMLPFVAPCLGSSWDRNSEQAVSLECLAEIIRIEGTIVRPVAALLHLARSADAETRLLPMARTDAMVALAADNVRTGMTGLLAMQKRRMAAIAALVREVPTFTLEVGARPAEAAPLISAALDRV, from the coding sequence TTGACCGGCATAGTGGCCACTTTCCGCTATGACCTCCAAGGCCAGGTCGTCGCGATATCGGCGGCGCGCGCCGAGCTGTGGCCGAACTTCGACCTGATGCTCGGCACCTTGCGCGTCACCGAGCCGGTAGAGCCCGGTTTTCGCGTCAACATCGTCGAGACGCCGGCCCTGCCGGAAGACCCGCAAGGGAAGCTCGCTTTCGATGGCGAAGTGCCGGAGGACGGCCATTGCCGCATGATCGACGGCGGCGACATCGTCCACTTGATCTTCCCCGGCCTGCAGACGGCCTCGATCCATGCCAGGGAAGGGTGGGCCGAAATCCGCCTTCACCCCGACAGCAAGGTCAAATGGACACTGCTGATGCTGGTGCTGGATGCCGCGCTCGATGCCGGCGGGCAGCACATGCTCCACACTGCCGGCCTGACGCTGCCCGGCCGCGATGCGCTTGTGCTGATCCATGCGCCGAGCGGCACCGGTAAGTCGACGACGTCGCTGGCGCTGGCCTCGCAAGGCTTCGGCCTCTGCTCCGACGACGCCATGATCCTCAAGGTGATGCCTGATGGCGGCACCACGGCCTGGGGTCTGCCGCGCAAGGTGAAGATCCACCGCAATACCGCCGCGATGCTGCCTTTCGTGGCGCCTTGTCTGGGCTCCTCCTGGGACCGCAATAGCGAGCAGGCGGTTTCATTGGAGTGTTTGGCTGAAATCATCCGCATCGAGGGCACGATCGTCAGGCCGGTCGCGGCGCTGCTTCATCTTGCCCGTTCGGCCGATGCGGAAACCCGGCTGCTGCCGATGGCCAGGACGGACGCCATGGTAGCGCTCGCTGCCGACAATGTCCGCACCGGCATGACCGGCCTGCTGGCGATGCAGAAACGGCGCATGGCAGCGATCGCGGCGCTGGTCAGGGAGGTCCCGACCTTCACCCTTGAGGTCGGAGCCAGGCCGGCCGAGGCGGCCCCATTGATAAGCGCGGCGCTGGATCGGGTTTAG
- a CDS encoding lasso peptide biosynthesis B2 protein — protein sequence MADGAFLRALFRAHLWFSARLMPVLIGRRDFESVLKWAPLSSPTPYRGLPATYVVTRVHRTVRHPWLMRDRRCLREGLLGFRFLGLAGFDPELRFGVDAKSMHEPRLSAHCWVCLDGKPVVSDSLPGMVEIYRHHAGAAKAHAA from the coding sequence ATGGCCGACGGAGCGTTCCTGCGAGCCCTGTTCCGTGCCCATTTGTGGTTCAGCGCCCGGCTGATGCCGGTCCTGATCGGCCGGCGCGATTTCGAAAGCGTGTTGAAATGGGCCCCGTTGAGCTCGCCCACGCCCTATCGCGGCCTGCCCGCGACCTATGTCGTCACCCGCGTCCACCGCACGGTCCGGCATCCCTGGCTGATGCGCGATCGCAGATGCCTGAGGGAAGGTCTGCTCGGCTTCCGCTTCCTGGGCCTGGCCGGTTTCGATCCCGAGCTGCGCTTCGGCGTCGATGCGAAATCGATGCATGAACCGCGCCTGTCGGCGCATTGCTGGGTCTGCCTCGACGGCAAGCCGGTGGTCAGCGACAGCCTGCCCGGAATGGTGGAAATCTATCGCCACCATGCCGGCGCGGCCAAGGCGCACGCCGCTTGA
- a CDS encoding PqqD family protein, which translates to MVEIASETVLRMADDASVQHVGDGAVVLLARSGQLYTCNETTEAFLDKVNGTRSLDQIVVLMSDEFEIDKATLDQDMAELAAELMAEGILAGPGA; encoded by the coding sequence ATGGTCGAAATCGCCTCTGAAACGGTTCTGCGAATGGCGGACGATGCCTCGGTGCAGCATGTCGGCGATGGCGCCGTGGTGCTTTTGGCGCGCAGCGGTCAGCTCTACACTTGCAACGAAACGACCGAGGCTTTTCTCGACAAGGTGAACGGGACCCGCAGCCTCGACCAGATCGTTGTCCTGATGTCGGACGAATTCGAGATCGACAAGGCAACGCTCGACCAGGACATGGCCGAACTGGCCGCCGAGCTGATGGCGGAAGGCATCCTCGCCGGCCCGGGCGCGTGA
- a CDS encoding propionyl-CoA synthetase, with translation MASRYHEVYEGWKRDPVGFWADAAKAIDWYSPAESVFDATEGVYGRWFTGASCNTCFNAIDRHVAGGRADQPALIHDSAITGTVRKFTYAELKREVVALASVLRHRGIGKGDRVIIYMPMVAEAAVAMLASARIGAVHSVVFGGFASHELATRIDDARPKLIITASCGLEPGRVVAYKPLLDKAIAMSKHKPDACLILQRDQLRCEMKDNYDFDYADAVARERAAGANVDCVPVLATDPLYIIYTSGTTGQPKGIVRDNGGHMVALKWTMDNEFGVKPGEVFWAASDVGWVVGHSYIVYGPLLHGATSVLFEGKPIGTPDAGTYWRVISEHGVVALFTAPTAFRAIKGQDPRGEFVPKYDLSKFRTLFLAGERADPETIKWAEQKLKVPVIDHWWQTETGSPMTINPAGLGLLPVKYGSPGVPMPGYDIRVLDDAGHEVPRGTLGNVVVKLPLPAGCLPTLWNADARFRQAYLEEFPGFYKTADAGMIDEDGYLYVMARTDDIINVAGHRLSTGAMEEVLAAHPDVAECAVVGIADAMKGQVPLGFVVLNAGVSRDAGAIESEVVGLVRERIGPVAAFKTVVTIKRLPKTRSGKILRGTMQKIADKEEWTMPATIDDPVILDEITTALKGRGIGV, from the coding sequence ATGGCGTCACGCTACCATGAGGTCTACGAGGGCTGGAAACGCGACCCCGTAGGGTTCTGGGCGGACGCCGCGAAGGCTATCGACTGGTACTCGCCCGCCGAAAGCGTCTTCGATGCGACAGAAGGCGTCTACGGGCGCTGGTTCACCGGCGCCTCCTGCAATACCTGCTTCAACGCCATCGATCGCCACGTGGCGGGCGGGCGCGCCGACCAGCCGGCGCTGATCCATGACAGCGCGATCACCGGGACGGTGCGGAAATTCACCTATGCCGAATTGAAGCGCGAGGTGGTCGCGCTGGCTTCGGTGCTCAGGCATCGCGGCATCGGCAAGGGCGATCGCGTCATCATCTACATGCCGATGGTGGCGGAAGCGGCCGTAGCCATGCTTGCCTCAGCCCGCATCGGCGCCGTGCATTCGGTGGTGTTCGGCGGCTTTGCCTCGCATGAGCTTGCCACCCGCATCGACGACGCCAGGCCGAAGCTGATCATCACCGCGTCCTGCGGCCTGGAGCCAGGCCGCGTGGTTGCCTACAAGCCGCTGCTCGACAAGGCGATCGCGATGTCGAAGCACAAGCCCGATGCCTGCCTCATCCTGCAGCGCGATCAATTGCGCTGCGAGATGAAGGACAATTACGATTTCGACTACGCGGACGCCGTTGCCCGCGAGCGCGCCGCCGGCGCCAATGTCGACTGCGTGCCGGTGCTTGCCACCGACCCGCTCTATATCATCTACACCTCCGGCACGACCGGCCAGCCGAAGGGCATCGTGCGCGACAATGGCGGCCATATGGTCGCGCTGAAATGGACGATGGACAACGAGTTCGGCGTCAAGCCGGGCGAAGTGTTCTGGGCTGCCTCCGACGTCGGCTGGGTGGTCGGCCACTCCTACATCGTCTACGGCCCGCTGCTGCATGGCGCCACCAGCGTGCTGTTCGAGGGCAAGCCGATCGGCACGCCGGACGCCGGCACCTACTGGCGGGTTATATCCGAGCACGGCGTGGTCGCGCTGTTCACCGCGCCGACCGCCTTCCGCGCCATCAAGGGACAGGATCCGCGCGGCGAATTCGTGCCGAAATACGATCTGTCGAAATTCCGCACCCTTTTCCTTGCCGGCGAGCGCGCCGACCCCGAAACCATCAAATGGGCGGAGCAGAAGCTGAAGGTGCCGGTGATCGACCACTGGTGGCAGACCGAGACCGGTTCGCCGATGACCATCAATCCGGCCGGCCTTGGGCTGTTGCCGGTGAAATACGGCTCGCCCGGAGTGCCGATGCCCGGCTACGACATCCGCGTGCTCGACGATGCCGGCCATGAGGTGCCGCGCGGCACGCTCGGCAATGTCGTGGTCAAGCTGCCGCTGCCCGCCGGCTGCCTGCCGACGCTGTGGAATGCCGATGCCCGCTTCCGCCAGGCCTATCTCGAGGAGTTTCCCGGCTTCTACAAGACGGCCGATGCCGGCATGATCGACGAGGACGGCTACCTCTATGTCATGGCGCGCACCGACGACATCATCAATGTCGCCGGCCATCGGCTATCGACCGGCGCCATGGAGGAGGTTCTGGCGGCCCACCCGGATGTCGCCGAATGCGCCGTCGTCGGCATCGCCGACGCGATGAAGGGCCAGGTGCCGCTCGGCTTCGTCGTGCTCAATGCCGGTGTGTCGCGCGATGCCGGCGCGATCGAAAGCGAAGTGGTGGGGCTGGTGCGCGAGCGGATCGGCCCGGTCGCCGCCTTCAAGACGGTGGTGACCATCAAGCGGCTGCCCAAGACGCGCTCCGGCAAGATCCTGCGCGGCACGATGCAGAAGATCGCAGACAAGGAGGAATGGACCATGCCCGCGACCATCGACGATCCCGTGATCCTCGATGAGATCACCACGGCGCTCAAGGGACGTGGCATCGGGGTTTAA
- a CDS encoding metallophosphoesterase family protein produces the protein MRDTIVYAVGDVHGCYDELQALERKIVLDALRFRGRKIIIMLGDYIDRGPNSRRVVEHLMAPPPRGFLRISLAGNHEMMMLNYLDGYLSRQSWLGVGGLETLFSYGVDPARLEHLYASSEDVDDRIRQVIPASHVGFLRTLPVMVCSENFVFVHAGIRPGIALEAQDEADLLNIREEFFQAAHRLDRWVVHGHTIVEIPKLGGRALGIDTGAFRSGRLTALRIVGKYGRLLSSRD, from the coding sequence ATGCGGGACACGATTGTCTACGCGGTCGGCGACGTGCATGGCTGCTATGACGAATTGCAGGCGCTGGAGCGGAAGATTGTCCTCGACGCGCTGCGGTTCCGCGGCCGCAAGATCATCATTATGCTCGGCGACTATATCGATCGCGGGCCAAATTCGCGGCGTGTGGTCGAGCATCTCATGGCGCCGCCGCCGAGAGGTTTCCTGCGCATCTCATTGGCGGGAAACCACGAGATGATGATGCTGAACTATCTCGACGGCTATCTTTCGCGGCAATCCTGGCTGGGCGTTGGCGGACTGGAGACGCTGTTTTCCTACGGCGTCGATCCGGCGCGCCTGGAACACCTCTACGCTTCGAGCGAAGACGTCGACGACCGCATCCGCCAGGTTATTCCCGCCAGCCATGTCGGCTTCCTGCGCACGCTGCCGGTGATGGTGTGCTCGGAAAACTTCGTGTTCGTTCATGCCGGCATCAGACCCGGCATCGCGCTCGAGGCGCAGGACGAGGCCGACCTGCTCAACATCCGCGAGGAGTTCTTCCAGGCCGCCCACCGGCTCGACCGGTGGGTGGTGCACGGCCACACTATCGTCGAGATTCCGAAGCTCGGCGGACGGGCGCTCGGCATCGACACCGGCGCCTTCCGGAGCGGACGGCTGACGGCGCTCAGGATCGTCGGCAAATATGGCCGGCTGCTATCGTCCCGAGACTGA
- a CDS encoding polysaccharide biosynthesis tyrosine autokinase has protein sequence MNYANFPLDKRMPLPSTDQEKGEDFIDVERLLGMAARQAKVVAVCAIIGLFLGVIYLQTTPKQYTSFAAVLIDEGLNKVVDDISAASVTMQNDAALLSQIEILNSARLASVVVDKLKLDQNQDFMNPPQSALAQGVGFLRGVFGFFRSGSDDVIPGMENVDAATRAAMIKTATHDYAVLKLQNEIQAQRNGRSYVISIAYQSTNPELATAITKAYSDAYLADQLNASFDATERAAVWLQGRLTELRESSQAASLAVEKFRAEHGLSANSEGQLLSDKQLSDLNAQLIVAQADTARASARYQQYKAIVDSGSESAFNDSAIASDQPSSSVIIALKTRYLAVTKRLQDIEANFGKDHPQAVALAKEKADVSAQIFGQLKQLTESYRNDYEVAQARETALREKIATAAGKSSIDNQSQVKLKELDQQAQALTTLYQTFLSRYEEASQQQTFPVGKVRIISDATMPLSASSPRTLRVLALSLVLGLMLGAGCGGLNEFNERFFRTGEDVRDRVGLKFLGYLPTIGGGKVKDEKPDDVPVDAKVASLSAAEKRARMRVSIDAPASMFAETLRNAKIAFDVVMEDQGSRVIGVISVLPGEGKSTVAANLAGLLAANGAKTLLIDGDLRNPGLSRSLGMETEQGLMEAVVNGQTWQSVGKVDRQTKLAIIPAVLRGQFSHTSELLGSAGMRRFIENAKETFEYIIVDLPPLGPVVDAKAFAPLVDGFVLVTEWGRTPRAMVRSMLESEPYIANKIVGAVLNKVNLKKLAKYGSLGGSEKFFDRYSTYYLEKSEQRTKQAA, from the coding sequence ATGAACTATGCCAACTTCCCCCTCGACAAGAGGATGCCATTGCCCAGTACCGATCAGGAAAAGGGTGAAGACTTCATCGATGTCGAGCGTCTGCTTGGCATGGCGGCCCGGCAGGCCAAGGTGGTGGCGGTCTGCGCCATCATCGGCCTCTTCCTGGGCGTGATCTATCTGCAGACAACACCCAAGCAATACACGTCGTTCGCCGCTGTGCTGATCGACGAGGGTCTGAACAAGGTGGTCGACGACATTTCGGCGGCATCCGTCACCATGCAGAACGACGCAGCTCTTCTCAGTCAGATCGAGATTCTCAATTCCGCGCGTCTGGCATCGGTGGTGGTCGACAAGCTGAAGCTCGATCAGAACCAGGATTTCATGAACCCGCCGCAATCGGCTTTGGCCCAGGGCGTCGGTTTCCTGCGTGGCGTGTTCGGTTTTTTCCGCAGCGGTTCCGACGACGTCATCCCCGGCATGGAAAATGTCGACGCCGCGACGCGCGCGGCGATGATCAAGACGGCGACTCATGACTATGCGGTGCTCAAGCTGCAGAACGAAATTCAGGCGCAGCGCAACGGCCGCTCCTATGTGATTTCGATCGCGTATCAGTCGACAAATCCCGAGCTCGCAACAGCCATCACCAAGGCCTATAGCGACGCCTATCTCGCCGATCAGCTCAACGCCAGCTTCGACGCAACCGAGCGCGCCGCAGTCTGGCTGCAGGGCAGGCTGACCGAGTTGCGTGAAAGCTCGCAGGCGGCCTCGCTGGCGGTGGAGAAATTCCGGGCCGAGCACGGCCTCTCGGCCAACAGCGAGGGCCAGTTGCTGAGCGACAAGCAGCTTTCCGATCTCAACGCCCAGCTCATCGTCGCGCAGGCCGACACGGCACGCGCCAGCGCCCGCTACCAGCAGTACAAGGCGATCGTCGACAGCGGCTCTGAAAGCGCCTTCAACGATTCGGCCATCGCGTCCGATCAGCCGAGCAGCTCGGTCATCATAGCGCTCAAGACCCGCTATCTCGCCGTCACCAAGCGGCTGCAGGATATCGAGGCGAATTTCGGCAAGGACCACCCCCAGGCAGTGGCGCTCGCCAAGGAGAAGGCCGACGTGTCGGCGCAGATCTTCGGACAGCTGAAGCAGCTCACCGAAAGCTATCGCAACGACTACGAGGTGGCGCAGGCGCGCGAAACCGCGCTGCGGGAGAAGATCGCCACTGCCGCCGGCAAGAGCTCGATCGACAACCAGTCGCAGGTGAAGCTGAAGGAGCTCGACCAGCAGGCACAGGCGCTCACCACGCTCTACCAGACCTTCCTCAGCCGTTATGAGGAAGCCTCGCAGCAGCAGACTTTCCCGGTCGGCAAGGTCCGCATCATCTCCGATGCGACGATGCCGCTTTCGGCGTCGAGCCCGCGCACCTTGCGGGTGCTCGCTCTGTCGCTGGTGCTCGGTCTGATGCTCGGCGCCGGCTGCGGCGGGCTGAACGAATTCAACGAGCGCTTCTTCAGGACGGGCGAGGACGTTCGCGACCGCGTCGGGCTGAAATTCCTCGGCTACCTGCCGACGATCGGCGGCGGCAAGGTCAAGGACGAAAAGCCTGACGACGTGCCGGTCGACGCCAAGGTCGCCAGCCTGTCGGCCGCCGAAAAACGGGCGCGAATGCGGGTCAGCATCGATGCGCCGGCCTCAATGTTCGCCGAGACGCTGCGCAACGCCAAGATCGCCTTCGACGTGGTGATGGAAGACCAGGGCAGCCGGGTCATCGGCGTCATCTCCGTGCTGCCCGGCGAGGGCAAGTCGACGGTAGCGGCAAACCTTGCCGGATTGCTGGCCGCCAACGGCGCCAAGACATTGCTGATCGACGGCGATTTGCGCAATCCTGGCCTCAGCCGCAGCCTCGGCATGGAAACCGAGCAAGGGCTGATGGAAGCGGTGGTCAACGGCCAGACTTGGCAGTCAGTCGGCAAGGTCGACCGGCAGACCAAGCTGGCGATCATCCCGGCCGTGCTGCGCGGCCAGTTCTCGCACACCAGCGAGCTTCTCGGTTCGGCCGGCATGCGGCGCTTCATCGAGAACGCCAAGGAGACGTTCGAGTATATCATCGTCGACCTGCCGCCGCTCGGCCCGGTGGTCGACGCCAAGGCGTTCGCACCGCTGGTCGACGGTTTCGTGCTGGTCACCGAATGGGGTCGCACGCCGCGCGCCATGGTGCGCTCCATGCTCGAATCGGAACCCTATATCGCGAACAAGATCGTCGGGGCGGTGCTGAATAAGGTCAATTTGAAGAAACTGGCGAAATACGGCTCGCTCGGCGGATCGGAAAAATTCTTCGACCGCTATTCGACCTACTATCTGGAGAAGTCGGAGCAACGCACCAAGCAGGCCGCCTGA
- a CDS encoding UTP--glucose-1-phosphate uridylyltransferase yields the protein MQKVRKAVIPVAGLGTRFLPATKSMPKEMLPVVDRPVVQYAVDEAFEAGIEHIVFVTGRNKAVIEDYFDLHPELIGTLEQAGKRAQLESLEDLLPVAGATSFIRQQSPLGLGHAVWCAREVIGNEPFALLLPDMVSFGAPGCLAETVDLYQRTGGNVIAVERCDPSETSSYGIVGRGAEVGSGFEVTAMVEKPAPANAPSNFYINGRYVLQPEIFALLGNQQRGAGNEIQLTDAMVRLAQSQAFYAQPFSGRMFDCGSKTGFIEATIAFALARDDMKGPVFEMLQQFVRSHERREVAA from the coding sequence ATGCAGAAAGTCAGGAAGGCAGTCATACCGGTGGCGGGGCTCGGAACGCGGTTCCTGCCGGCGACCAAGTCGATGCCGAAGGAAATGCTTCCCGTCGTCGACAGGCCCGTCGTGCAATATGCCGTGGACGAGGCATTCGAGGCCGGCATCGAGCACATCGTCTTCGTCACCGGCCGCAACAAGGCGGTCATCGAGGACTATTTCGACCTGCATCCTGAATTGATCGGAACGCTCGAGCAGGCCGGCAAGAGGGCGCAGCTCGAATCGCTGGAGGACCTTTTGCCCGTGGCCGGCGCCACCAGCTTCATCCGCCAGCAGTCGCCGCTGGGGCTCGGCCATGCCGTATGGTGCGCGCGCGAGGTGATCGGCAACGAGCCGTTCGCGCTTTTGCTTCCCGACATGGTGTCGTTCGGCGCGCCGGGATGCCTAGCCGAAACGGTCGACCTCTACCAGCGGACCGGCGGCAACGTCATCGCCGTCGAGCGTTGCGACCCCTCCGAGACCAGCAGCTACGGCATTGTCGGCCGCGGCGCCGAGGTCGGTTCCGGTTTCGAGGTGACGGCGATGGTCGAAAAGCCGGCCCCCGCCAATGCGCCGTCGAACTTCTACATCAACGGCCGCTACGTCTTGCAGCCGGAAATCTTCGCCCTGCTCGGCAACCAGCAGCGTGGCGCAGGCAATGAAATCCAGCTTACCGATGCCATGGTCCGCCTCGCGCAGAGCCAGGCCTTCTACGCCCAGCCGTTCAGCGGCCGTATGTTCGACTGCGGCTCCAAGACCGGCTTCATCGAGGCCACCATCGCCTTTGCCCTGGCACGCGACGACATGAAGGGACCTGTCTTCGAGATGCTGCAGCAATTCGTCCGGTCGCATGAGCGCCGGGAAGTAGCCGCATAA
- a CDS encoding glycosyltransferase family 2 protein — protein sequence MQPDVSFVIAAYNAEATLDRAIASAMAQRDVSVEIIVVDDQSRDRTLDVARSYPEDVVKLIALPANRGPGGARNAGLDAARGRWVAVLDSDDAVLPGRLAAMIARAEKADAQIAVDNVQVVREDGTPEDMMFPAGYLEALREISLADYIAGNVVFESRFNLGYLKPVFQRRFLNENALRYDENLRIGEDYILLASALARGGRCVVEPTTGYVYHIRTGSISRVLELHHVEAMASADAAFAAVHPMDDRARAAFARRGRSLRKAASFLSLVQHIKARAPLKAIRTALSDPAAVRHMSMPIAVRLKRVAAQFAVGTGR from the coding sequence GTGCAGCCTGACGTCAGCTTCGTCATCGCCGCCTACAACGCCGAGGCGACCCTCGACCGGGCGATCGCCAGCGCGATGGCGCAGCGCGACGTCAGCGTCGAGATCATCGTCGTCGACGACCAGTCGCGCGACCGCACGCTCGACGTCGCACGCTCTTATCCCGAGGATGTCGTCAAGCTGATCGCGCTGCCCGCCAACCGCGGTCCCGGCGGGGCCAGGAATGCCGGCCTCGATGCTGCCCGCGGCCGCTGGGTGGCGGTGCTCGATTCCGACGATGCGGTCTTGCCCGGCCGGCTGGCCGCGATGATCGCACGGGCCGAAAAGGCGGATGCCCAGATCGCGGTCGACAATGTCCAGGTCGTGCGCGAGGACGGCACGCCCGAGGACATGATGTTCCCCGCCGGCTATCTGGAAGCGCTGCGCGAGATCTCGCTCGCCGACTACATCGCCGGCAACGTCGTCTTCGAATCGCGCTTCAACCTCGGCTATCTGAAGCCCGTCTTCCAGCGCCGGTTCCTGAACGAAAACGCGCTTCGCTACGACGAGAATTTGCGCATCGGCGAAGACTACATCTTGCTGGCGAGCGCGCTGGCCAGGGGCGGCCGCTGCGTGGTCGAGCCGACCACCGGCTACGTCTATCATATCCGCACCGGCTCGATCTCGCGCGTGCTCGAATTGCATCATGTCGAGGCGATGGCGAGCGCCGACGCGGCTTTCGCCGCGGTGCATCCCATGGACGACCGGGCCAGGGCCGCCTTTGCGAGGCGCGGCCGCAGCCTGCGCAAGGCGGCGTCATTCCTGTCGCTGGTCCAGCACATCAAGGCGCGCGCGCCGCTCAAGGCGATACGCACGGCGCTCAGCGATCCGGCCGCGGTCAGGCATATGTCGATGCCGATCGCGGTCCGGCTCAAAAGGGTTGCGGCACAGTTTGCCGTGGGGACGGGGAGGTGA